The region GGAAGAAAGTAGGTGGAGCAGGTGAAGTAGTCAGTAGGTGGAGTAGCTTCACGGAACCTGAACACTGAAAACTTCAAACTCCCCTCAAACATTTCTCGGCCGCAGAAACTTCTGGTATGCCGCGACCGCGAGCTCGTCGCAGCGCTCGTTTTCCGCATGTCCGCTGTGGCCGCGAACGTGGGTGAAGCGGATGTTGTGTTTGGCGCGGAGTTCGTCGAGTTTGCGCCAGAGCTCTTCGTTCTTGACTTCGGCCCACTTCGACCCTTCGCGGCGTCGCCAGCCGTTGGCCTTCCACTTGGCGAGCCACTCGCTGAGTCCCTTGCCGACATACTGGCTGTCGACGATCAGTTCCACGTCGGAGGGTTGGTTGAGCGCCCCGAGCCCTTCGATCACGGCGGTGAGCTCCATGCGATTGTTGGTCGTTTCGAGGACGCCGCCGGAGCGCTCGATTTCTTTGCCGGAGGCCGGATGACGAAGGACGAAGGCCCAGCCGCCAGGGCCGGGATTGCCGCTGCACGCGCCGTCGGCGAAGAGTTGCACTTGGGGGAGGTCGGGCATAAATGGGTGTATTGATTTCTGTGGCCGGCCCTTGTGAGGCCGATGGAGTGGACGTGGAATGAATACAAAACGTGGGTTGTGGACGGCGCGGCCGAGTCACCGACCTCGGCTATAGTCGTAGTTAGCTTTTGGAACCACGAAAGGCACGAAATACACGAACAGATTGGAAAAGTTCGCGATGGCGAAATCCGTTCGTGACTTTCGTGTCTTTCGTGGTTCACATCCGCAAACCCTGGTGGCTTCTCATAGGTTAGCGCCGGCGGCGAGCGTGGCGGCGGGGTGTTCTTGTTCGAGGCGCGTCGTCGCGCGGGCAAGGTCGTTGGCGGCTTCGATGAGCGTGCCTTGGAGGTTGGAGACATCGTTGAGTTGGTAAGGAACGCGGACCGTGAACGTGCTGCCCTTGCCGAGCTCGCTTTCGAGTTCGACTTCACCGCCCAGAAGTCGGCAAAGCTCCTTGACGATTGAGAGCCCCAGCCCGGTGCCGGAATGTTCGCGGGTCATGGCGTCGCCGGTGGGGGACGCGGAACTGCCTTGGCGGAACTTTTCGAAGACCGTCGCCTGATCCTCCGGCGCGATGCCGACGCCGGTATCGGCTACCATCATGACCAGTTCGTTCCCTTCCTGCGCGGCGGAAGCCGTGATGCGCCCTCCCTCCGGCGTGAACTTAATGGCGTTCGACAGCAGGTTGTTGAAGATCTGCTGGATCTTCGCCTGATCTTGATACAGTTCCGGCAGCTCCGGCTGGATGTGCAGGTCGAGATCGATGTTCTTCTTTTCGGTGAGCGGCCGGGCCATGTCGCATTGCGCGTGCAGCACGTGCTCGATGCGGAAACTCGCCGGGCGGACGTTCATCTTGCCGCTCTCGATCTTGGCCAGATCGAGCACCTCGTTGATCATCTCCAGCAGCACCTTGCCGGATTTTTGGATGTTCAGCACGTAGCGGCGCTGCTTTTCGTCCAGCGTGCGAATGGACGCCAGCACGTCACTGAACCCGATGATGCTGTTGAGCGGCGTGCGCAGCTCGTGGCTCATCGTGGCCAGGAAGTCCCCCTTCAAGCGGTTGGCCTCGAACAGCCGCATATTCGCCTGGGCGAGTTGATCGACCTTGCCGTCGAGATCGGCGTTCACTTCGCGCAGTTCCTGCTGCACCGCCATGAGGTGGCGCAACATGCGATTGAACGCGATGCCCAGCTCTTCAAATTCGTCGGCGGTTTGAATATCGGCGCGCATCTCCATGTTGCCGCGGCTGATCGCGTCGCTGACGTCGCGCAAGTGATTGAGCGGTTTCACGATCACATATTTCACGATCGCCCAAGAGGCAATCATCGCCAGAAACACGGTGACCACGGCGAGCGACGCCAACGTGGCGCGATTGCGCTGCAGATCGCGTTCCGCCTGGGCGCGCGGGAATTCCAGCTTCACCAATCCGAGCGCGTCGCCGATTTGCAGTTTCGCACCGGCTACGGAGGCCTCGGCTTCGGTCATCTGCTCCGTCCAGTAGGGCGGCCTCACCAAGGTGTGGCAAATGACGCACCGTTCCGACGATGCTCGAACGGGCTGAAAGTATTGATACTTGGAGCCGTCCGGCGAAACCGCGGAAAAAGCTTCCGGCTCGCCCAACTCGTCGGTCGCAACAAAGTCTGGTCGATGGATCGGAAACTTGTCAGTCAAGACGTCCCATTCTTTGTCGTCGACGGGTTTGCTGGTGAATTCGTTCTCGGTGATGTTGTGACGCAGAAATGTGGCGACATAGTCGTTGCCGCGCATCTCGTCTTGCAACGCCTTGACCGAAAGGCCGAAATCATCCCCACCTGGCGCACTCTCGTCTTTTTGCTGATAAACCGACCAATGCCGATTTGTGACGAAGGATTTGGCGAGGAACTTGCCCGTGCTGCGATTCTGCCGTTCGACGAGCAACTCGGTCTGCCGCGAATAGGCCAGAAAGCTGCCGGAAATTAGCAAAAACAGGCACGCACCGAACAAGAAGCGGCATTTCCGCTCCAGGCTGGTTTCGCCGACGATGCGTTTGAGCGAGCGGTATGACATGCGGTCCTTGGGCGGCCCCCGGCGAGCATCATCGGCGCGCGATGAGGAAGCAAATCGCGTGACCGCCTCATTTTACGCCATTCGTGCGCATTCAGCCAAGCCGAATGGAAGAGCCGCGCCGGGATGGACCAGATATCGCTGATTGTTTTTCGGCCAAGCATCGGGTTCAATGCATGCTGAGGGGCGGCGCGAAGGCTTTTGTGTTGATTTGCCTGCTGGAGAGGACCGCGCCATGAGGTCGACCTGGACCTTTCATTCCGCCGGAGAAATCGTCTTCGGACCCGGCTCCGCGAACCAATTGGGGGACCGCGCCGCCAGGGCAGGCCTGCGGCGCGTGCTGATCGTGACCGATCCGCCGTTGGCGGCCGCAGGCATCTTGGAACAGGCGAGGTTGCCCCTCGAAGCCGCGGGATTGGCCGTGGAAGTCTTTGACGGCGGCGAACCAGAGCCGAATTTTGCCGTGGTGGACCGCTGCGTATCGGCCGCTCGACGATTTCGCCCGGACGCCTTGCTGGGCCTCGGCGGCGGCAGCAACATGGACCTGGCGAAGATCACGGCCGTCGTCCTGGCGCATGGCGGAGCACCGCGCGACTACGTCGGCGACGATCGCATTTGCGGCCCCGTGGCGGCGATCATCTGTGTGCCGACGACGGCCGGCACTGGCAGCGAGGTCTCGGCGTCGTGCGTATTGACCGACGAGGAAGCGCACCTCAAAGTCGGCATCTTGAGTAACTATTTGCGGCCGCGGCTGGCGATCGTCGACCCGTTGTTGACGATGGGTTGTCCGAGACGCGTGACGGCCGACGCCGGCATCGACGCGCTGACGCATGCGATTGAGGCATACACCGCGGTGGACAACGAATTCTTTCCCTTGCCGCCGGGCGAGCGCACCGTCTATCAAGGGAAACATCCGTTAGGCGATTGCATTGCGGAGAAAGCGATCGCACTGGCGGGCGAACACCTGGTGCGGGCGGTGGAAGAGCCGGACAACTTGACGGCGCGGACCGGCATGGCACTCGCGGCGACGCTGGGCGGCCTGGCGTTTTCGAACGTCGGCGTCGCGCTGGTCCACGCGATGGAGTATCCGATCGGCGGCGCGGTGCATTGCTCGCACGGCCAGGGAAACGGTTTGTTGCTGCCTTACGTGATGCGGTTCAACTTGCCGGCACGGAAGGCTGCGTTCGCGCGCGTGGCGAAGTTGCTTGGCCGCCAAGTGCAGGGCATCGAAATTGAAGTGGCCGCCGAGGAAGCGGTCACCGCCGTGGAGCAAACGCGCGAGCGAATCGGCATTCCGCGCCGTTTACGCGAGTTGGGCGTGACCGAAGAGCAGTTGCCGGATTTCGCCGACAAGGCGTTCGCGGTAAAGCGCATTCTGAGGGTGAATCCGCGGATGCCGTCGCGCGACGAGATTCTGGAAATCTATCGCGCGGCCTGGTAATCGCACTGCCGACCTCGGTAGCCGGCCTCTGTGAGGCCGGTGGAGTGGACGTGTTTGGCAATGGTCCGACGTTTCTGGAGAGAACGCCGAGGTCACAGACCTCGGCTACAGACGACAGATGCGCTTTACGGCAATGTTTTTT is a window of Planctomycetia bacterium DNA encoding:
- a CDS encoding ATP-binding protein; translated protein: MSYRSLKRIVGETSLERKCRFLFGACLFLLISGSFLAYSRQTELLVERQNRSTGKFLAKSFVTNRHWSVYQQKDESAPGGDDFGLSVKALQDEMRGNDYVATFLRHNITENEFTSKPVDDKEWDVLTDKFPIHRPDFVATDELGEPEAFSAVSPDGSKYQYFQPVRASSERCVICHTLVRPPYWTEQMTEAEASVAGAKLQIGDALGLVKLEFPRAQAERDLQRNRATLASLAVVTVFLAMIASWAIVKYVIVKPLNHLRDVSDAISRGNMEMRADIQTADEFEELGIAFNRMLRHLMAVQQELREVNADLDGKVDQLAQANMRLFEANRLKGDFLATMSHELRTPLNSIIGFSDVLASIRTLDEKQRRYVLNIQKSGKVLLEMINEVLDLAKIESGKMNVRPASFRIEHVLHAQCDMARPLTEKKNIDLDLHIQPELPELYQDQAKIQQIFNNLLSNAIKFTPEGGRITASAAQEGNELVMMVADTGVGIAPEDQATVFEKFRQGSSASPTGDAMTREHSGTGLGLSIVKELCRLLGGEVELESELGKGSTFTVRVPYQLNDVSNLQGTLIEAANDLARATTRLEQEHPAATLAAGANL
- a CDS encoding iron-containing alcohol dehydrogenase: MRSTWTFHSAGEIVFGPGSANQLGDRAARAGLRRVLIVTDPPLAAAGILEQARLPLEAAGLAVEVFDGGEPEPNFAVVDRCVSAARRFRPDALLGLGGGSNMDLAKITAVVLAHGGAPRDYVGDDRICGPVAAIICVPTTAGTGSEVSASCVLTDEEAHLKVGILSNYLRPRLAIVDPLLTMGCPRRVTADAGIDALTHAIEAYTAVDNEFFPLPPGERTVYQGKHPLGDCIAEKAIALAGEHLVRAVEEPDNLTARTGMALAATLGGLAFSNVGVALVHAMEYPIGGAVHCSHGQGNGLLLPYVMRFNLPARKAAFARVAKLLGRQVQGIEIEVAAEEAVTAVEQTRERIGIPRRLRELGVTEEQLPDFADKAFAVKRILRVNPRMPSRDEILEIYRAAW
- the rnhA gene encoding ribonuclease HI, encoding MPDLPQVQLFADGACSGNPGPGGWAFVLRHPASGKEIERSGGVLETTNNRMELTAVIEGLGALNQPSDVELIVDSQYVGKGLSEWLAKWKANGWRRREGSKWAEVKNEELWRKLDELRAKHNIRFTHVRGHSGHAENERCDELAVAAYQKFLRPRNV